In Acaryochloris marina S15, a single genomic region encodes these proteins:
- a CDS encoding N-acetylmuramoyl-L-alanine amidase, giving the protein MKRFLGLAVLAGSLSLVYPHAAFAGDALGVVYPADGHETTAAQIFLIGTAPAKGDVTVNGKAIDRSPTGNFAPSFPLEIGENTFTLQYGDQTQTLKITRTAVSPSSTAGLSEDSLKPNTKIAKLPNEPVCFSTIAKPNAQLSVKIGPQTIPLQSQEKSVNLPPNSAALTQQNQPQTAEKPGIYKGCTTFSQPGVLGKPVFQLTKDGQTIQRTGTSTIEILSPQNFSVIEVTSDQGVSRTGPSTNYSRLTPLPKGTQARITGREGEWLRLDYGAWIKEKETRPLSQNILPHSIIRSLRSRQTPGWTEVVFPLQNPVPISVTQGDQTFTLTLHNTTAQTDVIFMNDDPVIRRLDWQQPAPGRVEYKFNLKPKQQWGYKLRYEGTSLILSLRHPPKSKGLANVKVLLDPGHGSEHDLGARGPTGLPEKEVTIVVSKLLQEELKKRGATVVMTREGDDDLYPQDRVDVINKTEPTIAISVHYNALPDSGDAVNTAGIGAFWYHAQSHDLAVFLHHYLVDDLKRPDYGIFWDNLALTRPTVAPTVLMELGFMINPTEFEWITDPKAQKQLAVSMADAIAAWFSKQ; this is encoded by the coding sequence ATGAAGCGCTTTTTGGGATTAGCAGTTCTTGCTGGGAGCTTAAGTTTGGTTTATCCCCATGCCGCTTTTGCAGGAGACGCCTTAGGCGTGGTCTACCCTGCTGATGGACATGAAACCACTGCAGCTCAGATTTTTCTGATTGGCACTGCCCCAGCCAAAGGTGATGTGACAGTAAATGGTAAGGCGATCGATCGCAGCCCGACTGGAAACTTTGCCCCCAGCTTTCCCCTAGAGATTGGTGAGAATACCTTTACACTTCAGTATGGTGACCAAACTCAAACCCTCAAAATCACCCGCACGGCAGTTTCTCCCTCATCCACTGCAGGCTTGTCAGAAGACTCCCTGAAGCCCAATACAAAGATTGCTAAACTCCCGAATGAACCCGTTTGCTTTAGCACTATTGCCAAACCCAATGCTCAGCTCTCGGTCAAAATTGGTCCACAAACAATTCCCCTGCAATCTCAAGAAAAGTCCGTCAATTTACCCCCCAATTCGGCCGCACTAACTCAACAAAATCAACCGCAAACGGCGGAGAAGCCAGGCATTTACAAAGGGTGTACCACCTTTTCTCAACCTGGCGTTTTGGGTAAACCCGTGTTTCAGCTGACCAAAGATGGACAAACCATCCAGCGGACAGGGACCAGTACGATTGAAATTCTTTCCCCTCAAAATTTTTCCGTTATTGAGGTCACAAGTGACCAAGGAGTGTCGCGCACGGGACCGAGCACGAATTACTCTCGGTTAACGCCCTTACCGAAAGGGACGCAAGCCCGCATCACCGGACGGGAGGGGGAATGGTTGCGGTTGGACTATGGTGCTTGGATCAAAGAGAAAGAAACTCGTCCTCTATCCCAGAATATTCTGCCCCATTCTATTATTCGCAGTCTTCGCAGTCGCCAAACGCCTGGGTGGACTGAAGTGGTATTTCCATTGCAAAATCCGGTACCGATTAGTGTGACTCAGGGTGATCAAACCTTTACCCTGACCCTTCATAACACCACGGCCCAAACGGATGTCATTTTTATGAATGATGACCCAGTGATTCGACGGTTAGATTGGCAGCAGCCTGCACCAGGCCGCGTGGAGTATAAATTTAACCTGAAGCCAAAACAACAGTGGGGCTATAAGCTACGTTACGAAGGCACCAGCTTAATTTTGTCCCTCCGGCATCCTCCTAAAAGCAAGGGACTTGCCAATGTAAAAGTGCTGTTAGATCCAGGACATGGCAGCGAGCATGATCTAGGTGCGCGAGGCCCCACGGGTTTACCCGAGAAAGAAGTCACCATTGTCGTCAGTAAACTACTCCAGGAAGAATTAAAGAAGCGGGGGGCAACCGTTGTGATGACTCGCGAAGGGGATGATGACCTCTATCCCCAGGATCGGGTGGATGTCATTAATAAAACGGAACCGACCATTGCCATTAGTGTTCATTACAATGCGTTGCCTGACAGTGGCGATGCGGTCAACACGGCAGGGATTGGGGCCTTCTGGTACCATGCCCAAAGCCATGATTTGGCAGTCTTTTTACATCATTACCTAGTCGATGATTTGAAGCGTCCTGACTATGGTATTTTTTGGGATAATTTGGCGTTGACTCGACCAACGGTAGCGCCGACGGTATTGATGGAATTGGGATTTATGATTAATCCGACGGAGTTCGAGTGGATTACGGATCCAAAGGCTCAGAAGCAGTTGGCGGTTAGTATGGCAGATGCGATCGCAGCATGGTTCTCAAAACAATAA
- a CDS encoding AbrB family transcriptional regulator — protein MPKLKKKTVKPLTGEKLLTKIKALGDLSREDKAKACGYYSFDPDGSERLNVMAFMNAVLDAEGVDLDAQPTSNGTGTSGRQPSYMVSVQTNGNLLVGAAYTKQMELTPGDMFEVTLGRKHIHLTKVETDS, from the coding sequence ATGCCTAAACTAAAGAAAAAAACGGTTAAGCCATTGACCGGAGAGAAACTATTAACCAAAATCAAAGCGCTGGGTGATTTAAGCCGAGAGGACAAAGCCAAAGCTTGTGGCTACTACTCCTTCGACCCAGATGGGTCAGAGCGCCTGAATGTGATGGCTTTTATGAATGCTGTCCTGGATGCTGAAGGAGTAGACCTCGATGCTCAGCCGACCAGTAACGGAACTGGTACGTCAGGACGTCAACCCAGCTATATGGTGTCTGTTCAAACCAATGGCAATTTGCTAGTTGGCGCGGCTTACACCAAACAAATGGAATTGACACCTGGTGATATGTTCGAGGTGACCTTGGGGCGCAAGCATATCCACTTAACTAAAGTTGAAACGGATAGCTAG
- a CDS encoding RluA family pseudouridine synthase — MNQGWTYHNQVDRAGAGLTLLGFYAQRYRHSSRSEWQVRIETGQVHLDGQRASPGTVLKQGQSLAYHRPPWQEPTVPLTFDVLYEDAEVLAIHKPSGLPVLPGGGFLEHTLIHQVQQYFPQGTPFPIHRLGRGTSGVVLMARSQPARAALSQQMRDRQIQKVYRALIGPEQTARPLAEQFEITQTIGKVPYPGLGYIYAATPKGRPAHSACTVLQRRSESTLLAVTITTGRPHQIRIHLATMGYPLLGDPLYGVGGQPPSASPEDLSRPVPGDCGYCLHAFSLQFSHPRTQDLMQVMSDPPAPLRLTSE; from the coding sequence ATGAATCAAGGATGGACCTATCACAATCAAGTTGATCGAGCTGGGGCAGGACTGACGCTCTTAGGATTTTATGCCCAACGATACCGGCATTCGAGTCGATCAGAATGGCAAGTTCGCATTGAAACGGGACAGGTGCACTTAGACGGCCAGCGAGCTTCCCCAGGTACGGTATTAAAGCAAGGGCAGAGTTTGGCCTACCACCGCCCCCCATGGCAGGAGCCAACGGTACCCTTGACCTTTGACGTTTTATACGAAGATGCGGAAGTATTGGCCATCCATAAACCTTCAGGACTACCGGTGCTTCCAGGGGGTGGTTTTTTGGAACATACCTTGATTCATCAGGTGCAACAATACTTTCCTCAGGGGACTCCTTTTCCCATTCATCGCTTGGGGCGCGGGACATCGGGGGTGGTATTGATGGCGCGATCGCAACCAGCTCGCGCTGCTTTGAGTCAGCAAATGAGGGATCGGCAAATTCAAAAGGTGTATCGAGCGTTGATCGGTCCCGAACAAACTGCTCGCCCACTGGCCGAACAGTTTGAAATTACCCAGACTATTGGCAAGGTGCCTTATCCAGGCTTGGGATATATCTACGCCGCCACCCCCAAAGGACGCCCTGCTCATAGCGCTTGTACAGTTCTTCAACGACGCTCAGAGTCCACTCTACTGGCAGTGACAATCACCACTGGACGTCCCCACCAGATTCGAATTCATTTAGCAACCATGGGCTATCCTTTGCTCGGCGACCCACTGTATGGGGTAGGAGGACAACCCCCATCTGCAAGCCCTGAGGATCTGTCACGACCTGTCCCTGGAGATTGCGGTTATTGTCTCCATGCTTTTTCTTTGCAATTTAGCCACCCAAGGACCCAGGATCTAATGCAGGTTATGAGTGATCCACCAGCCCCCCTGCGTCTCACTTCGGAGTGA
- a CDS encoding phytanoyl-CoA dioxygenase family protein has product MTLLEQSLPSFIRNTQAELHQQGYIILPHIFSDQTCHQISENLAEVTQSKPGTRRLLAFEWCQELARSLKSHPLISPLLGPNPVINQCTYFEKSPNQNWLVALHQDVSIAVQPNAVTTQLGISQKEGLSFVQPPVEVLKRLLALRVHLDDCTKDNGPLKVVPGSHQQGRLTDPMIAKLRDHSGDMSCLVTTGGVLAMRPLLLHASSKMALPQHRRVLHFLCGPRQLPNGLVWHEAI; this is encoded by the coding sequence ATGACTCTTTTGGAGCAATCTCTACCCTCATTTATTCGCAATACCCAAGCAGAGTTGCATCAACAGGGCTATATTATCTTGCCCCACATCTTTTCTGACCAAACCTGCCATCAGATATCTGAGAATCTTGCAGAGGTTACCCAATCAAAACCTGGAACCCGACGATTATTAGCTTTCGAGTGGTGCCAAGAACTGGCAAGAAGCCTTAAATCCCATCCACTAATCTCTCCGTTATTAGGACCAAATCCCGTTATCAATCAATGCACCTATTTTGAAAAATCTCCTAATCAAAATTGGTTAGTGGCACTGCATCAAGATGTCAGTATTGCAGTTCAACCAAATGCTGTTACCACTCAGTTGGGAATATCTCAAAAGGAAGGCCTATCTTTCGTGCAACCACCCGTTGAGGTTTTGAAACGGTTGCTTGCTCTCCGTGTTCATTTAGATGACTGCACAAAGGATAATGGTCCTCTAAAAGTGGTGCCCGGCTCTCATCAACAGGGGCGGCTTACTGATCCGATGATTGCAAAACTGCGGGATCACTCCGGTGATATGTCTTGCTTAGTAACCACAGGAGGAGTGTTAGCCATGCGTCCTTTGCTCCTACATGCTTCCAGCAAGATGGCCCTTCCCCAACATCGACGAGTTTTACATTTTCTCTGTGGCCCTCGCCAACTCCCGAATGGATTGGTTTGGCATGAAGCTATTTAG
- a CDS encoding glutathione S-transferase family protein, translated as MSTPLSWPELADRTDFHLDPANGPTNSQSCLRLFGQSEDDVRVTLFRDNHAWCPYCQKIWLWLEEKQIPYRIEKVTMFCYGEKERWYKQIVPSGMLPALELNGRVITESDDILIALEKEFGPMGKGMKDPAVMPLRQLERLLFRAWCTWLCYPSRPQQDQRNREQFVSVVKKVEAALSQTPGPYFLEEFGTADAIFTPYVERMNASLYYYKGYSLREENPRFSDWFDAMESRPTYRGTQSDFHTHAHDLPPQMGGCYKNDDPQTAINRNRVDNGPWTELPDVTYPEPETSRAEALHRMVKHHENIIKVNPANDELFDEALRCALTHLITGEVCSPPPGSDLGLRYLRDRISVPRDMSIYAAKRLKASLETTAALVGNRQGTPIPVRHRRDQDPMNFAKA; from the coding sequence ATGAGTACTCCCCTGAGCTGGCCTGAATTAGCTGACCGTACCGACTTCCATTTGGATCCTGCAAACGGTCCCACCAATTCTCAATCTTGCCTGCGTTTATTTGGACAATCCGAAGACGATGTCCGGGTGACGTTATTCCGTGATAATCATGCCTGGTGCCCCTACTGCCAGAAAATTTGGCTATGGCTAGAAGAGAAGCAGATTCCCTATCGAATCGAGAAAGTGACGATGTTTTGTTATGGGGAGAAAGAGCGGTGGTATAAGCAGATTGTCCCCTCTGGGATGTTGCCTGCACTGGAGCTCAATGGTCGGGTCATCACCGAAAGTGATGATATTCTAATTGCCCTAGAAAAAGAGTTTGGTCCCATGGGGAAGGGCATGAAAGATCCGGCGGTTATGCCTTTGCGCCAACTAGAGCGATTGCTATTTCGGGCTTGGTGTACTTGGTTGTGCTATCCTTCTCGTCCTCAACAAGATCAGCGTAATCGCGAACAGTTTGTCAGTGTGGTGAAAAAGGTCGAAGCTGCCCTTAGCCAGACTCCAGGCCCTTATTTTTTGGAAGAGTTTGGTACAGCAGACGCTATTTTCACCCCCTATGTCGAGCGGATGAATGCCAGCCTCTACTACTACAAGGGCTACTCACTAAGAGAGGAGAATCCTCGGTTCTCGGATTGGTTTGATGCCATGGAAAGTCGGCCCACCTACCGAGGTACTCAAAGCGATTTCCATACCCATGCCCATGACTTACCGCCGCAAATGGGTGGATGCTATAAAAACGATGATCCGCAAACTGCCATCAATAGGAATCGGGTAGACAATGGCCCCTGGACAGAGTTACCAGATGTCACCTATCCTGAACCCGAAACTTCTCGGGCGGAAGCGTTGCATCGAATGGTCAAGCATCACGAGAATATTATTAAGGTCAATCCTGCCAATGACGAGTTATTTGATGAAGCCCTGCGCTGTGCTCTGACCCATCTGATTACGGGTGAGGTGTGTTCGCCTCCGCCTGGTTCGGATCTTGGCCTGCGGTACTTGCGCGATCGCATCAGTGTTCCGCGGGATATGTCCATCTATGCAGCCAAACGTCTCAAGGCATCTCTAGAGACGACAGCCGCTCTCGTTGGCAACCGTCAAGGGACACCCATCCCTGTGCGCCACCGTCGTGACCAAGATCCTATGAACTTCGCGAAGGCATAA